The Urbifossiella limnaea genome has a window encoding:
- a CDS encoding terminase small subunit yields the protein MAEYLTDPNAARAYRTAYAPPAPATAAANGSRLLRNAEVWKAVADGRAELEQQAVATRRRVLEELAAVAFSDLSDLFDPTGPGLRLLPMAHIPPTARRAVHRIRVRVEPNGTAEVLEVTFRDKGRALALLAKLLGMTGRRAGARRKQQRKATA from the coding sequence GTGGCCGAGTACCTCACCGATCCGAACGCGGCCCGCGCCTACCGCACCGCCTACGCGCCGCCCGCACCCGCCACCGCGGCCGCGAACGGCTCGCGGCTGCTGAGGAATGCTGAGGTCTGGAAGGCAGTAGCGGACGGTCGCGCCGAACTGGAGCAGCAGGCGGTGGCGACCCGGCGGCGCGTGCTGGAGGAACTCGCCGCGGTCGCGTTCTCGGACCTTTCGGACCTGTTCGACCCGACCGGCCCGGGGCTCCGGCTGCTGCCCATGGCTCACATACCGCCGACCGCCCGCCGGGCCGTCCACCGCATCCGGGTGCGGGTCGAGCCGAACGGGACGGCCGAGGTTCTCGAAGTGACGTTCCGGGACAAGGGGCGGGCGCTGGCCCTCCTGGCCAAGCTCCTCGGGATGACCGGCCGGCGGGCGGGCGCCCGCCGCAAACAACAACGAAAGGCAACGGCATGA
- a CDS encoding tetratricopeptide repeat protein, which yields MATPPARLSRRQTLGVLGVVLVTLVAGGWVVADQLLAGRALTQGRAALAAGDPAAARGHLARTFATRPHDAEAHFLAAVAARRSGDRAAAARHLDEADRYGWDATAVRGERALQAAVNGGHFSAVEPALRELAGGADPNAADALAVLATGYLAQFRITEADGLTAKWVELAPTDARAWAARTDVLERLERREACRTAFAAWVTAIPDDRRARLGLVRMMLDARRPPAEIAPHLDWLQAATPDDPDVLRFRAAALEAEGRTDEAVSVLDRAAAQPAATATVLTHRARLDLDRGRAAVGLPFARRAVGADASDLEARFTLLRCLQQAGSPEEAAEAEARWKQLRDDLARVRELGRRISANPAEPELRREMGELFLRNGRDAEGVRWLESALIVRPDHGPTHRLLADYYTRTHRPELAAAHHAGSSP from the coding sequence ATGGCCACGCCTCCCGCCCGCCTCTCCCGCCGACAGACGCTCGGCGTCCTCGGCGTGGTCCTCGTCACGCTCGTCGCCGGCGGCTGGGTGGTCGCCGACCAACTCCTCGCCGGACGGGCTCTAACGCAGGGCCGCGCGGCCCTCGCCGCCGGCGACCCCGCCGCGGCCCGCGGCCACCTCGCCCGGACGTTCGCCACCCGGCCGCACGACGCCGAGGCTCACTTCCTCGCCGCCGTGGCGGCGCGCCGCTCCGGCGACCGCGCTGCCGCCGCCCGTCACCTCGACGAGGCCGACCGCTACGGGTGGGATGCCACGGCCGTCCGCGGGGAGCGCGCCCTTCAGGCGGCCGTGAACGGCGGGCACTTCTCCGCCGTCGAACCGGCCCTCCGCGAACTCGCCGGGGGGGCCGACCCGAACGCCGCGGACGCACTCGCCGTACTCGCCACCGGGTACCTGGCCCAGTTCCGCATCACCGAGGCCGACGGGCTGACGGCAAAGTGGGTGGAACTGGCACCGACCGACGCGCGGGCCTGGGCGGCGCGAACGGATGTGCTCGAACGGCTGGAACGCCGCGAGGCGTGCCGGACCGCCTTCGCCGCGTGGGTAACTGCCATTCCCGACGACCGCCGTGCCCGGCTCGGCCTGGTGCGGATGATGCTCGACGCCCGGCGCCCGCCGGCGGAAATCGCCCCGCATCTGGATTGGCTTCAGGCCGCGACTCCGGACGATCCCGATGTGCTCCGGTTCCGCGCCGCCGCGCTCGAGGCCGAGGGGCGGACCGACGAGGCGGTTTCGGTCCTCGACCGGGCGGCCGCTCAGCCCGCGGCGACGGCGACCGTGCTGACGCACCGGGCCCGGCTGGACCTCGACCGCGGTCGGGCTGCCGTAGGCCTGCCGTTCGCCCGCCGGGCCGTCGGCGCCGACGCGTCCGACCTGGAGGCGCGGTTCACGCTGCTTCGTTGCCTCCAGCAGGCGGGCTCGCCGGAGGAAGCGGCCGAAGCTGAGGCCCGCTGGAAGCAACTCCGCGACGATTTGGCCCGCGTCCGCGAACTCGGCCGCCGAATCTCCGCAAACCCGGCCGAGCCTGAACTCCGCCGGGAGATGGGCGAGTTGTTCCTCCGGAACGGCCGCGACGCGGAAGGCGTCCGCTGGCTCGAGTCGGCGCTGATCGTACGGCCCGACCACGGCCCGACCCACCGGTTGCTCGCCGATTACTACACGCGTACGCACCGGCCGGAGCTCGCCGCCGCCCACCATGCGGGATCATCACCTTGA
- a CDS encoding DUF1559 domain-containing protein, producing the protein MTAIRSHSRGSPARKAAFTLIELLVVIAIIAILIGLLLPAVQKVREAASRAKCQNNLKQLGLAQHNYNDTNGRFPPGGQMGPFMGQPGSQTGDWGDDRGSFLTYSLPYMEQMGLWNLMSSFGGSPETVHNSAGKLRAAANFSGGSGIVSTYRCPSDAWNSDWRMTNYAGSAGPQCMAGGCGADIYIANCNRGGITHPGYAESPDHGNAWGEADIRGLYNRLGAKIKFASVTDGLSNTIMIGEVLPEQHDHYWDGSWTHFNGGVAHHGTNVPINFDTSDRAGRCGSVPAKNIGNWNTSWGFKSKHSGGANFVLGDGSVRFLTQTVDIRTYQYLGCRNDGQPVSPP; encoded by the coding sequence ATGACAGCGATCCGTTCCCACTCGCGTGGCAGCCCGGCCCGCAAGGCCGCGTTCACGCTGATCGAGCTACTTGTCGTCATCGCCATCATCGCCATCCTGATCGGGCTGCTGCTGCCCGCGGTCCAGAAGGTCCGCGAGGCCGCCTCCCGGGCGAAGTGCCAGAACAACCTGAAGCAGCTGGGTCTGGCCCAGCACAACTACAACGACACGAACGGCCGCTTCCCGCCCGGCGGACAGATGGGGCCGTTCATGGGCCAGCCCGGCTCCCAGACCGGCGACTGGGGTGACGACCGCGGCTCGTTCCTGACCTACAGCCTCCCCTACATGGAGCAGATGGGTCTGTGGAACCTGATGAGTTCGTTCGGCGGCTCCCCCGAGACGGTGCACAACTCGGCCGGCAAGCTGCGCGCCGCCGCGAACTTCTCCGGCGGCAGCGGCATCGTCAGCACCTACCGCTGCCCCAGCGACGCGTGGAACTCCGACTGGCGGATGACCAACTACGCCGGCAGCGCTGGCCCGCAATGCATGGCCGGGGGCTGCGGCGCGGACATCTACATCGCCAACTGCAACCGTGGTGGCATTACCCACCCCGGTTACGCCGAGAGCCCGGACCACGGCAACGCGTGGGGCGAGGCCGACATCCGCGGCCTGTACAACCGACTCGGGGCCAAGATCAAGTTCGCCTCCGTGACTGACGGCCTCTCCAACACGATCATGATCGGCGAAGTCCTCCCCGAGCAGCACGACCACTACTGGGACGGCTCGTGGACGCACTTCAACGGTGGCGTGGCCCACCACGGGACGAACGTGCCGATCAACTTCGACACCTCCGACCGGGCCGGCCGCTGCGGCAGCGTTCCGGCCAAGAACATCGGCAACTGGAATACGTCCTGGGGCTTCAAGTCGAAGCACAGTGGCGGGGCCAACTTCGTCCTCGGTGACGGCAGTGTCCGCTTCCTGACTCAGACCGTTGACATCCGCACGTACCAGTACCTCGGCTGCCGGAACGACGGCCAGCCCGTCTCCCCCCCGTAA
- a CDS encoding carboxypeptidase-like regulatory domain-containing protein produces MRRPFLLFAFTAGLVAGCGEKLTPVSGTVTYDGTPVDGAAVVFTNETGSKMATGRTDDSGKFTLEYDNKPGIPPGTYKVMVTRTKIVEGQAPGDPAAGGKVDKAYLEKMKGDKVAKSADGAPPIYGKAKAEKVDIGDLPPIYSSPTSTPLSVQVPVSGPVELKLEKKK; encoded by the coding sequence ATGCGACGGCCCTTCCTCCTCTTCGCCTTCACCGCCGGCCTGGTCGCGGGGTGCGGCGAAAAGCTAACACCCGTCAGCGGCACGGTGACCTACGACGGCACCCCGGTCGATGGCGCGGCGGTCGTGTTTACGAACGAAACCGGATCGAAGATGGCGACCGGGCGGACCGACGACAGCGGCAAGTTCACGCTGGAGTACGACAACAAGCCCGGCATCCCGCCCGGCACCTACAAGGTCATGGTGACGCGGACCAAAATCGTCGAAGGCCAGGCACCGGGCGACCCGGCAGCGGGCGGTAAGGTGGACAAGGCCTACCTGGAGAAGATGAAGGGCGACAAGGTCGCCAAGTCGGCCGACGGAGCGCCGCCGATCTACGGTAAGGCGAAGGCCGAAAAGGTCGACATCGGCGACCTGCCCCCGATCTACTCGTCGCCCACGTCGACGCCGCTGTCCGTCCAGGTGCCCGTGAGCGGGC
- a CDS encoding DNA polymerase has translation MDALGCYRQVWCVDFEFHAPSGHRPTPLCVCARELRTGRAVRHWLTDDPPAVAPYPTDAGALFVAYYASAELGCHLALGWPLPARVLDLYAEFRLLTNGGPTPHGSGLLGALAHFRLDGLAAGEKDELRALAIRGGPFTAAERAALLDYCAADVDALARLLPRMAPRLDLSRALLRGRYMTAAARMEWTGVPIDAAALAALREHWSGIKERLVRVVDADYRVFAPTGRQLDPASRFGAAVIDAARQWELDPDALAAAADHLHREEVEATAGRLAAVRAARAATGLTSARVGRLLDAGRDHLDVPGLDVAARELAGELPDLGIGGGYDPDGVDDDYAPKLWAVLADPDPAPRPRHDPGLIRDAADRLGPDDGATRPPGPLSFSADRWARYLARKRIPWPRLPSGSLDLKDDTFREMAKRFPAEVGPIRDLRHSLGEFRLNELAVGPDGRNRCLLSAFRSRTGRNQPSNTAFIFGPAAWLRSLIRPGPGRAVVYVDWSQQELAIAAALSADPQMMEAYTSGDFYTTFAKMAGAIPADATKHTHPAEREAFKVVSLGVLYGLSADGLARRLGAPRGRGVELLDLHRRTFRRFWEWSDSVEERALLTGRLRTRFGWATGVPAGLDPATGRPLANPRSLRNWPMQAHGAEMMRLAACLATERGLAVCCPVHDAFLIEAPDDRAEDETERMRDAMREASELVLPGFPLRTDAKIVRHPDRWTDARGARMWGLVCGLLAELGADPTRTTGDTGPVPPVIPPPSVISEFCSLPL, from the coding sequence GTGGACGCGCTCGGCTGCTACCGGCAGGTGTGGTGCGTGGACTTCGAGTTCCACGCCCCGAGCGGCCACCGGCCGACGCCGCTGTGCGTTTGCGCCCGGGAGCTGCGGACGGGGCGGGCGGTCCGCCACTGGCTGACCGACGACCCGCCCGCCGTCGCGCCTTACCCGACCGACGCGGGGGCGCTGTTCGTGGCGTACTACGCCTCCGCCGAGCTCGGGTGTCACCTCGCGCTGGGCTGGCCGCTCCCGGCCCGGGTGCTCGACCTGTACGCCGAGTTCCGGCTCCTGACGAACGGCGGGCCGACGCCGCATGGCTCGGGGCTCCTCGGGGCGCTGGCTCACTTCCGGCTCGACGGGCTGGCGGCGGGCGAGAAGGACGAGCTGCGGGCGCTGGCGATCCGCGGCGGCCCGTTCACCGCCGCCGAGCGGGCCGCGCTGCTCGACTATTGCGCGGCGGACGTGGACGCGCTGGCCCGGCTCCTCCCGCGGATGGCCCCGCGGCTCGACCTTTCGCGGGCGCTGCTCCGCGGGCGGTACATGACGGCCGCCGCGCGGATGGAGTGGACCGGGGTTCCGATCGACGCGGCGGCGCTCGCCGCACTCCGGGAACACTGGAGCGGGATCAAGGAACGACTCGTCCGCGTGGTGGATGCCGACTACCGGGTGTTCGCCCCGACCGGCCGCCAGCTCGACCCGGCCAGCCGGTTCGGTGCCGCTGTTATCGATGCGGCCCGCCAGTGGGAACTCGACCCGGACGCGCTCGCGGCCGCCGCCGACCACCTCCACCGGGAGGAGGTCGAGGCGACCGCCGGCCGGCTGGCCGCGGTCCGCGCCGCCCGCGCCGCTACCGGGCTCACTTCGGCACGGGTCGGTCGGCTCCTCGACGCCGGGCGCGACCACCTCGACGTGCCGGGGCTCGACGTGGCGGCGCGGGAACTCGCCGGCGAGCTGCCGGACCTCGGCATCGGCGGCGGGTACGACCCAGACGGGGTAGACGACGACTACGCCCCGAAGCTGTGGGCGGTCCTGGCGGACCCCGACCCGGCCCCGCGGCCGCGGCACGACCCGGGGCTGATCCGCGACGCCGCGGACCGACTCGGCCCCGACGACGGCGCCACCCGGCCCCCCGGCCCGTTGTCGTTCTCGGCCGACCGGTGGGCGCGGTATCTGGCCCGGAAGCGCATCCCCTGGCCCCGGCTCCCGTCCGGGTCGCTCGACCTGAAGGACGACACGTTCCGCGAGATGGCGAAGCGGTTCCCCGCCGAGGTGGGGCCGATCCGCGACCTCCGTCACTCGCTGGGGGAGTTCCGGCTCAACGAGCTGGCCGTCGGCCCCGACGGGCGGAACCGGTGCCTCCTGTCCGCGTTCCGGTCCCGGACCGGGCGGAACCAGCCGTCGAACACCGCGTTCATCTTCGGCCCGGCCGCGTGGCTGCGGTCCCTGATTCGACCCGGCCCGGGGCGAGCGGTCGTGTATGTGGACTGGTCCCAACAGGAACTCGCCATCGCCGCGGCGCTGTCGGCCGACCCGCAGATGATGGAGGCGTACACGAGCGGCGACTTCTACACGACGTTCGCCAAGATGGCCGGGGCGATCCCGGCGGACGCCACGAAGCACACCCACCCGGCCGAGCGGGAGGCGTTCAAGGTGGTGAGCCTCGGCGTCCTCTACGGGCTATCGGCCGACGGGCTGGCGCGGCGGCTCGGCGCCCCCCGCGGTCGCGGGGTCGAGCTGCTCGACCTCCACCGCCGGACGTTCCGCCGGTTCTGGGAGTGGTCGGATTCGGTCGAGGAGCGGGCGCTCCTCACCGGCCGGTTGCGAACCCGGTTCGGGTGGGCGACCGGCGTTCCGGCGGGGCTCGACCCGGCAACCGGCCGCCCGCTGGCGAACCCCCGGAGTCTGCGAAACTGGCCGATGCAGGCCCACGGCGCGGAGATGATGCGGCTGGCCGCGTGCCTGGCCACCGAGCGCGGGCTGGCGGTGTGCTGTCCGGTTCACGACGCCTTCCTGATCGAGGCGCCAGACGACCGCGCCGAGGATGAAACGGAGCGGATGCGGGACGCCATGCGGGAGGCGTCCGAGCTCGTCCTCCCCGGCTTCCCGCTGCGGACGGACGCGAAGATCGTGCGGCACCCGGACCGCTGGACGGACGCGCGCGGGGCGCGGATGTGGGGGCTGGTGTGCGGGCTCCTGGCCGAGCTCGGGGCGGACCCGACCCGTACCACCGGTGACACCGGACCCGTACCACCGGTGATACCCCCGCCCAGTGTTATCTCTGAGTTCTGTTCTCTTCCCCTATAG
- a CDS encoding C1 domain-containing protein: MSRPDSAALRGDVRRLNTRLYLLTVRQGARRFLDLFRFGDGAAERLAAAAVVGAVFFLVIIGVSMATGAPIGYGLGIGGAALLVAWGTSAVFVFGPADNVIAARADQTRATLLDTRLELREAIAEEEEAAEDEEDRRRRRAAKPVPCDYCGSPVSRWALKCRRCGEYLDAGLRDERERAGRRQSFYPGAAFLSWLFPGLGQMVKGQVGRGLVFLVAEVIGLFFCLVPGVVIHLINIFDAAVYNE; the protein is encoded by the coding sequence ATGTCCCGCCCCGACTCGGCCGCACTCCGCGGCGATGTCCGCCGCCTCAACACCCGCCTTTACTTACTGACCGTCCGCCAGGGCGCCCGGCGCTTCCTCGACCTCTTCCGGTTCGGCGACGGCGCCGCGGAACGGCTCGCGGCCGCGGCGGTCGTCGGGGCGGTTTTCTTCCTGGTCATCATCGGCGTGTCGATGGCGACAGGGGCGCCGATCGGCTACGGACTCGGAATCGGCGGCGCCGCGCTGTTGGTCGCGTGGGGTACAAGTGCCGTGTTCGTGTTCGGGCCGGCCGACAACGTGATAGCCGCGCGGGCGGACCAGACCCGCGCGACGCTCCTCGACACGCGGCTGGAGTTGCGGGAAGCAATCGCGGAGGAAGAGGAGGCCGCCGAAGATGAGGAGGACCGCCGGCGCCGTCGGGCGGCGAAGCCGGTGCCGTGCGACTACTGCGGCAGCCCCGTCAGCCGGTGGGCGCTGAAGTGCCGGCGCTGCGGCGAGTACCTCGACGCGGGCCTGCGAGATGAGCGGGAGCGGGCCGGGCGTCGGCAGAGCTTCTACCCCGGGGCCGCGTTCCTGAGCTGGCTGTTCCCGGGGCTCGGCCAGATGGTGAAAGGGCAGGTCGGCCGCGGGCTGGTGTTCCTGGTTGCCGAAGTGATCGGCTTGTTCTTCTGTCTCGTCCCGGGGGTCGTCATTCACCTCATCAACATCTTTGACGCGGCGGTCTACAACGAATGA
- a CDS encoding tyrosine-type recombinase/integrase, which translates to MPRTPTVPTYRLHAPSGQAVVTVRTPEGGRRDVYLGTYNTPVSRQEYARIVAELATAPAGVCLAAPVAGRTVNELLLPFWEHVERHYRRADDTPTNEVTEYRVLIRDLRALYGHTLAREFGPLALKALRGRWLDAGLARTYINQRVGRVRRLFKWAAGEELVPFAVYQSLTAVSGLQKGRTTARETEPVGPVAEEHVRATLPFVRPAVRAMAEVQLLTGMRPGELVQLRPCDLDTSGDVWVFRPEQHKNAHRGKARAVPIGPRARAILERFAPADPTDYYFSPRRVVAALHAERRKVRGTPLYRSHAARYAAQRTAAPKRAAGRRYTTHSYGVAVSRAVRKANERRERLAGPGNFDPVAHWHPNQIRHAHGTEVRRLYGLEAAQVALGHARADVTELYAERNLTLAAKVAAEIG; encoded by the coding sequence ATGCCCCGCACCCCGACCGTTCCCACCTACCGCCTGCACGCGCCGAGCGGCCAAGCCGTCGTCACCGTCCGCACCCCCGAGGGCGGCCGCCGGGACGTGTATCTCGGCACCTACAACACCCCCGTAAGCCGACAGGAATACGCCCGGATTGTGGCCGAACTGGCCACCGCACCCGCCGGCGTCTGTCTCGCCGCACCGGTCGCCGGCCGGACGGTGAACGAGCTCCTCCTCCCGTTCTGGGAACACGTCGAACGCCACTACCGCCGGGCCGACGACACGCCGACGAACGAGGTGACCGAATACCGCGTCCTGATCCGCGACCTCCGCGCCCTGTATGGCCACACCCTGGCCCGGGAGTTCGGCCCGCTCGCCCTCAAGGCGCTACGCGGCCGGTGGCTCGATGCCGGGCTGGCCCGGACCTACATCAACCAGCGCGTCGGCCGGGTCCGCCGGCTGTTCAAGTGGGCGGCGGGTGAGGAGCTGGTCCCGTTCGCGGTGTACCAGTCCCTCACCGCCGTGAGCGGGCTCCAGAAGGGGCGGACGACCGCCCGCGAGACGGAGCCGGTCGGGCCGGTGGCCGAGGAACACGTCCGGGCGACGCTGCCGTTCGTCCGCCCGGCCGTGCGGGCGATGGCCGAGGTGCAACTCCTCACCGGGATGCGGCCCGGCGAGCTGGTGCAACTCCGGCCGTGCGACCTGGACACGTCCGGCGACGTGTGGGTGTTCCGCCCCGAGCAGCACAAGAACGCCCACCGCGGGAAGGCCCGGGCGGTGCCGATCGGCCCCCGCGCCCGCGCCATCCTGGAACGCTTCGCCCCGGCCGATCCCACGGACTACTACTTCTCCCCGCGGCGGGTGGTGGCCGCGCTCCACGCCGAGCGGCGGAAGGTGCGCGGAACGCCCCTCTACCGCTCGCACGCCGCGCGGTACGCCGCGCAGCGGACGGCCGCGCCAAAGCGGGCCGCGGGCCGGCGGTACACGACGCACAGCTACGGCGTGGCGGTGTCCCGGGCGGTGCGGAAGGCGAACGAGCGGCGGGAGCGGCTCGCCGGGCCGGGGAACTTCGACCCGGTGGCGCACTGGCACCCGAACCAGATTCGCCACGCCCACGGCACCGAGGTCCGGCGGCTGTACGGGCTGGAGGCCGCCCAGGTGGCGCTCGGCCACGCCCGGGCCGACGTGACCGAACTGTACGCCGAGCGGAACCTCACACTGGCCGCGAAGGTGGCGGCCGAGATCGGGTAA
- a CDS encoding TlpA family protein disulfide reductase, translating into MRAAVVLAVALLAAGCEPAPPPPRKGNIADDVPEVTTPVPPTPQLKVGDVIPPLEVKGWINGPPPAVGAPGQKLLLVDVWAEWCPFCKNSAPQLVRLYEKYSSRGVQFVGLTNMPDDMVGQYVSRARIPWANGYLMSTDTIIRLGVGTGMRGVGYQVAPTIYLVGPDGVVRWTDQRMRMNHTPPRDWNKIVDAAIAAQLDALEKP; encoded by the coding sequence GTGCGCGCCGCCGTCGTCCTCGCTGTCGCGCTGCTCGCCGCCGGGTGCGAGCCGGCGCCGCCCCCACCGCGCAAGGGGAACATCGCCGACGACGTGCCCGAAGTGACGACCCCGGTGCCGCCGACCCCGCAGCTCAAAGTGGGCGATGTCATCCCGCCGCTCGAGGTGAAGGGGTGGATCAACGGCCCGCCCCCGGCCGTCGGGGCTCCGGGGCAGAAACTCCTCCTCGTCGACGTCTGGGCCGAGTGGTGCCCGTTCTGCAAGAACTCCGCCCCGCAGTTGGTCCGGCTCTACGAGAAGTATTCCTCCCGCGGCGTGCAGTTCGTCGGCCTCACGAACATGCCCGACGACATGGTCGGCCAGTACGTTTCTAGAGCTCGCATCCCGTGGGCCAACGGCTACCTGATGAGTACCGACACGATCATCCGCCTGGGCGTCGGCACTGGCATGCGAGGGGTCGGTTACCAGGTCGCCCCGACCATCTACCTCGTCGGCCCGGACGGCGTCGTCCGCTGGACCGACCAGCGGATGCGGATGAACCACACGCCGCCGAGAGACTGGAATAAGATCGTCGACGCCGCCATTGCCGCCCAGCTCGATGCCCTCGAAAAGCCGTAA